Proteins encoded together in one Maricaulis maris window:
- a CDS encoding MFS transporter codes for MSADATAEPAATPSVATDENGVPEVKRSTIFLHGSLALPLAIYSYPLAIWLPAHYAGHLGISLSVIGLIIMIARFTDVFTDPLMGEISDRGRTRFGRRKPYIALGAPALMVSTWFLFVPPEGAGLVYFLVWLTLFFASATMIQIPFRAWGAELSGNYHVRSQVTAAREFYYLTGLLLAAAVPMIIEIFADGGAVTEIFAAIWRDVTGAFTGELMTRTPTSRAALTGPVLMGLAYAMIVAVPILTLLILTTVKEPPPALRERVPMIEGFRHLWRNGPMRRVLIIAFLVIAGESLRNAVSLFFIRDIIGIPTIGAAYFLYFISGIAAIPFWLWLGRKIGKHRAFMVTLGFVSVVSACNLLLGRGDYFAFFCLFLLKGFAFGGLQFLPLAMLADVVDIDSARSGGRRAGTYFAVLGLSEKLAAAIFTGLALNIVGLLGYHASGGVDASTDIGVLSLRLVYCVGPIALYALSVPLIWSYPLTPFRHARLHASLTKRNQRRARATAAENAIS; via the coding sequence ATGAGCGCAGACGCGACGGCCGAACCGGCCGCGACGCCATCTGTTGCGACCGACGAAAACGGTGTGCCCGAGGTCAAGCGCTCTACGATTTTCCTGCATGGGTCTTTGGCGTTGCCGCTGGCGATCTACAGCTATCCGCTCGCGATCTGGCTGCCGGCCCACTATGCCGGTCATCTCGGCATCTCCCTGTCGGTGATCGGCCTGATCATCATGATTGCCCGCTTCACCGATGTGTTCACCGATCCGTTGATGGGTGAAATCTCTGACCGCGGCCGGACACGCTTCGGTCGCCGCAAGCCCTACATCGCCCTCGGCGCACCGGCGCTGATGGTCTCGACCTGGTTTCTCTTTGTCCCGCCGGAGGGGGCCGGCCTCGTCTATTTCCTGGTCTGGCTGACCCTGTTCTTTGCCAGCGCCACCATGATCCAGATCCCCTTCCGGGCCTGGGGGGCGGAACTGTCCGGCAATTACCATGTCCGCAGCCAGGTCACGGCGGCGCGGGAATTCTACTATCTGACGGGCCTGCTGCTGGCCGCTGCCGTCCCCATGATCATCGAGATCTTCGCCGATGGCGGGGCCGTGACCGAGATCTTCGCGGCGATCTGGCGTGACGTGACCGGGGCCTTCACCGGTGAGCTGATGACCCGGACGCCGACCAGCCGGGCCGCCCTGACCGGCCCCGTCCTGATGGGGCTGGCCTATGCGATGATCGTTGCGGTCCCGATCCTCACACTCTTGATCCTGACCACCGTCAAGGAACCGCCGCCCGCCCTGCGTGAGCGCGTTCCGATGATCGAGGGTTTCCGCCATCTCTGGCGCAATGGTCCGATGCGCCGGGTGCTGATCATCGCTTTCCTGGTGATCGCCGGCGAGAGCCTGCGCAATGCGGTGTCGCTCTTCTTCATCCGCGACATCATCGGCATTCCGACCATCGGCGCGGCCTATTTCCTGTATTTCATCTCGGGGATCGCGGCGATCCCGTTCTGGCTCTGGCTGGGCAGGAAGATCGGCAAGCACCGCGCCTTCATGGTGACGCTGGGATTTGTCAGCGTTGTCAGCGCCTGCAACCTGCTCCTCGGTCGCGGCGATTATTTCGCTTTCTTCTGCCTCTTCCTGCTCAAGGGCTTCGCCTTTGGTGGCCTGCAATTCCTGCCATTGGCCATGCTGGCTGACGTCGTCGACATCGACAGCGCGCGCTCGGGCGGACGCCGGGCCGGAACCTATTTTGCCGTACTGGGCCTGTCGGAGAAGCTGGCCGCCGCGATCTTTACCGGTCTCGCACTGAATATCGTGGGTCTGCTTGGCTATCATGCTTCGGGTGGTGTCGATGCCTCGACCGATATCGGGGTGTTGTCGCTCCGGCTGGTTTATTGCGTCGGCCCGATCGCGCTCTACGCCCTGTCGGTGCCGCTGATCTGGAGTTATCCGCTGACACCCTTCCGGCATGCGCGTCTGCACGCCAGCCTGACCAAGCGCAATCAGCGGCGTGCGCGGGCAACGGCCGCCGAGAACGCGATCAGCTGA
- a CDS encoding enoyl-CoA hydratase/isomerase family protein, whose translation MTDAPIYLDRHDHYADLVLNRPERRNALNAAMWTALPKLLDEAAADPAIKLLLVRGTGGAFTAGADISEFETIYATPDSARANTRAIAEGLDALAHFPKPTLAVIRGACVGGGCGLALSCDLRFAASDGRFGITPAKLGLGYTLNDTKRLIDAVGVSVAKDLLYSARLVDAAEALDIGLINRCFEPDALEAEVRAYVDLMLSRSTGSARITKRVIHLIRSGVDQDTDETRQLFLDAFSSEDFQEGYRAFLEKRAPDFTGTS comes from the coding sequence GTGACCGACGCCCCGATCTATCTCGACCGCCACGACCACTACGCCGACCTTGTCCTGAACCGGCCCGAGCGCCGCAATGCGCTCAATGCGGCCATGTGGACCGCACTTCCCAAGCTGCTGGATGAGGCGGCGGCCGACCCGGCGATCAAGCTTTTGCTCGTGCGGGGGACGGGCGGTGCCTTCACCGCGGGTGCCGATATCAGCGAATTCGAGACGATCTACGCCACACCCGACAGCGCTCGCGCCAATACGCGCGCCATCGCCGAAGGGCTGGACGCCCTGGCCCATTTCCCCAAGCCGACATTGGCCGTGATCCGGGGTGCCTGTGTCGGCGGCGGCTGCGGGCTCGCCCTGTCCTGCGATCTGCGCTTTGCCGCATCTGATGGACGTTTCGGCATCACCCCGGCCAAGCTGGGGCTCGGCTATACACTCAATGACACCAAGCGCCTGATTGACGCGGTCGGGGTCTCGGTGGCCAAGGACCTGCTGTACTCGGCCCGTCTTGTGGACGCTGCGGAAGCGCTGGATATCGGCCTGATCAATCGCTGCTTCGAGCCGGACGCGCTGGAAGCGGAAGTGCGGGCCTATGTCGATCTGATGCTGTCACGCTCGACCGGGTCGGCACGGATCACCAAGCGCGTAATCCATCTCATCCGGTCCGGCGTCGACCAGGACACCGACGAAACCCGCCAGCTCTTCCTGGATGCGTTCAGCAGTGAGGACTTCCAGGAAGGCTATCGGGCCTTCCTGGAAAAGCGGGCACCGGACTTCACCGGCACGTCCTAG
- a CDS encoding efflux RND transporter permease subunit yields the protein MTLSDIAVRRPVLAFVFSALIVVFGVLGLRGLPLRELPDVDRPVVSVSADYPGANAEVVENRVTQIIEDQLSGIDGVETITSSSRDSSSRVTITFALDRNIEAAANDVRDSVSRIIDRLPQDVEQVEVSKQDSDARPFVWYNLLSDRMTSEELTDYAERTLLDRFSVIDGVARVRIGGQRRYSMRIWLDPQAMAARGVTVADIDGALRTQNVEVPGGSVETPDTQIVVRVERLFADPEAFARLPISRTGEGHVVRLAEVADVELAAEEPRTLFRGNGQNMIGLGFVRQSQANSVEVADAIEVEAERVRLNLPEGMELISASDDTVFIEESIKEVWRTLVIAATLVVMVIYLFLGSLRAAVIPAAVVPVCLIGVFAILAIAGFSINILTLLALVLAIGLVVDDSIVVLENIQRRVDMGEPPALASLRGGRQVFFAVIATTAVLVAVFVPLIFLPGFIGRIFTELALTIAGAVILSSFVALTLSPMMASKLLRPSGEAKGLAKWVNTLVMSARSAYRSSLEVALKMPLLMIPLVAVAMGGSAFLLDRLPAELTPPEDRGSFFGRFAGPEGASFDYMSEQADQVEAIAMDYVNAGELRRVLVISPGWGGSGFNSGFVIGTMTDWDERRPGSEIMRELNGRLGGLTGVQAFASMRSSLGGGGGGDDVQFVLQGPDYAGLDLQAERLMSAIRAGNPGLLRARKNYEPTSPRLIVDIDRERAADLGVSVSDIGQTLQTHLGSRRVGQFIDRGEAYNVIMENRREERSSAQDLETLYVSGRGGQLIPLSNLVSLREVGEASSRNRVDRQRAITISATLAEGYTLGEAVGWLDAWAQSDLPPEMSTTYLGGAKEFLDANSAILFAFGMALLIVFLVLAAQFESLIQPLVIMLTVPLAVAGGLFGLELVGSSLNIYSQIGLVILIGLAAKNGILIVEFANQLRETGRDLRTATLDAAETRFRPILMTGISTAIGAFPLVIGSGPGSESRITIGVVIFAGVTVATLFTLFVIPVAYGVLGRFTKTPNWVSRKLEQEAREAGDDMIEVPAE from the coding sequence ATGACCCTCTCGGATATTGCTGTTCGTCGACCGGTACTGGCTTTCGTCTTCTCGGCCCTGATCGTCGTTTTTGGCGTACTGGGTCTGCGCGGCCTTCCGCTGCGCGAATTGCCGGATGTCGATCGCCCCGTGGTCTCGGTCTCGGCGGACTATCCCGGCGCCAATGCCGAGGTCGTCGAGAACCGCGTGACGCAGATCATCGAGGATCAGCTGTCCGGTATCGACGGGGTCGAGACCATCACTTCGTCCTCGCGAGACAGTTCCTCGCGGGTCACGATCACCTTTGCCCTTGATCGCAATATCGAGGCCGCCGCCAACGATGTCCGCGATAGTGTCTCGCGGATTATCGATCGCCTGCCGCAGGACGTGGAGCAGGTCGAGGTGAGCAAGCAGGACAGCGATGCACGCCCGTTTGTCTGGTACAATCTCCTATCCGACCGGATGACGTCGGAAGAGCTCACCGACTATGCCGAGCGCACGCTTCTCGACCGGTTTTCGGTGATTGATGGCGTTGCCCGCGTGCGCATCGGCGGCCAGCGTCGTTATTCCATGCGGATCTGGCTGGATCCCCAGGCCATGGCCGCACGCGGTGTCACCGTTGCCGACATTGACGGCGCCCTGCGGACCCAGAATGTCGAAGTGCCCGGCGGCTCGGTTGAAACGCCGGATACCCAGATCGTGGTCCGGGTCGAGCGCCTGTTCGCCGATCCAGAGGCCTTCGCCCGCTTGCCGATTTCCCGAACGGGTGAGGGTCATGTTGTCCGCCTCGCCGAAGTCGCCGATGTCGAACTGGCAGCCGAGGAACCGCGGACCCTGTTCAGGGGCAATGGCCAGAACATGATTGGTCTGGGCTTCGTTCGTCAAAGCCAGGCGAATTCCGTGGAGGTTGCCGATGCAATCGAGGTCGAGGCCGAGCGCGTTCGGCTGAATCTGCCCGAAGGCATGGAGCTGATCTCCGCGTCTGACGATACCGTCTTCATCGAAGAGTCGATCAAGGAAGTCTGGCGGACCCTGGTAATCGCTGCGACCCTGGTCGTTATGGTGATCTATCTTTTCCTGGGCAGCCTTCGCGCTGCGGTCATCCCGGCGGCCGTGGTACCGGTTTGTTTGATCGGCGTCTTCGCCATCCTCGCGATTGCCGGGTTCTCGATCAATATCCTGACCCTGCTGGCGCTCGTCCTGGCCATTGGCCTGGTGGTCGACGATTCGATTGTGGTTCTCGAGAATATCCAGCGCCGCGTCGACATGGGGGAGCCGCCGGCCCTGGCGTCGCTGCGCGGCGGCCGCCAGGTCTTCTTCGCCGTTATTGCGACCACGGCCGTTCTGGTCGCTGTCTTCGTGCCGCTGATCTTCCTGCCCGGCTTCATAGGGCGTATCTTCACCGAACTGGCCCTGACCATCGCGGGCGCCGTGATCCTGTCCAGCTTCGTGGCTCTGACCTTGTCGCCCATGATGGCGTCCAAACTCCTGCGTCCGAGCGGTGAGGCCAAGGGGCTGGCAAAATGGGTCAATACTCTTGTGATGTCGGCCCGGTCTGCCTATCGGAGCAGCCTCGAGGTCGCGCTGAAAATGCCGCTCCTCATGATCCCGCTGGTCGCGGTGGCGATGGGCGGCTCTGCCTTTCTGCTCGACCGTCTCCCGGCCGAGCTGACCCCGCCGGAAGACCGCGGCTCCTTCTTCGGGCGTTTTGCCGGACCGGAGGGCGCCAGCTTCGATTACATGTCCGAGCAGGCCGACCAGGTTGAAGCCATCGCCATGGATTATGTGAATGCGGGCGAACTGCGCCGGGTTCTGGTGATCTCGCCGGGCTGGGGCGGCAGCGGCTTCAATTCGGGTTTTGTGATCGGCACGATGACCGATTGGGACGAGCGGCGTCCGGGCAGCGAGATCATGCGTGAGCTCAACGGCCGGCTTGGCGGGTTGACCGGTGTCCAGGCTTTCGCCTCCATGCGCTCCTCGCTTGGCGGCGGTGGCGGTGGCGATGATGTCCAGTTTGTGCTCCAGGGACCGGATTATGCCGGTCTGGACCTTCAGGCGGAGCGTCTGATGTCGGCCATACGGGCCGGTAATCCGGGCCTGCTGCGGGCACGCAAGAATTACGAGCCGACCAGTCCGCGCCTCATCGTCGATATCGATCGTGAGCGGGCCGCCGATCTCGGTGTTTCCGTCTCCGACATTGGCCAGACCCTGCAAACCCATCTCGGCTCGCGCCGGGTCGGTCAGTTCATTGACCGCGGCGAGGCCTATAACGTCATCATGGAGAACCGGCGCGAGGAACGCTCAAGCGCCCAGGATCTGGAAACGCTGTATGTGTCGGGTCGTGGCGGTCAGCTGATCCCGCTCTCCAACCTTGTTTCCTTGCGTGAGGTCGGTGAGGCCTCGTCGCGCAACCGCGTGGATCGCCAGCGCGCCATCACCATTTCAGCCACCCTGGCCGAAGGCTACACGCTGGGTGAGGCGGTCGGCTGGCTCGATGCCTGGGCCCAGAGCGATCTGCCGCCGGAAATGAGCACGACCTATCTGGGTGGCGCGAAGGAATTCCTTGATGCCAACTCGGCCATCCTGTTTGCCTTCGGCATGGCCCTGTTGATCGTCTTCCTGGTGCTCGCGGCCCAGTTCGAGAGCCTGATCCAGCCGCTGGTGATCATGCTGACCGTGCCGCTGGCTGTCGCCGGTGGCCTGTTCGGACTCGAACTGGTTGGCTCCAGCCTGAATATCTACTCGCAGATCGGTCTGGTCATTCTGATTGGCCTGGCCGCCAAGAACGGCATCCTCATTGTCGAGTTCGCCAACCAGCTGCGTGAGACCGGTCGTGATCTGCGCACGGCGACGCTTGATGCCGCGGAAACCCGTTTCCGTCCCATCCTGATGACCGGTATCTCGACCGCGATCGGGGCCTTCCCGCTGGTGATCGGGTCCGGACCGGGTTCGGAAAGCCGGATCACCATCGGTGTTGTGATCTTTGCCGGCGTGACGGTCGCGACCCTCTTCACCCTCTTCGTCATCCCGGTTGCCTATGGCGTGCTGGGGCGGTTCACCAAGACGCCCAACTGGGTGTCCCGCAAGCTTGAACAGGAAGCCCGCGAAGCTGGTGACGACATGATCGAAGTGCCCGCCGAATAG
- a CDS encoding efflux RND transporter periplasmic adaptor subunit — protein sequence MRRASFLIIVLIAFVAMTAIVAVRAFLPGDNAEFARGERVMPVAVASVPNIEFADVVEALGTARANETVTITARVTDTISRINFESGQRVAAGAILVELTDTEEAAGLTEARSTLGEAQREFDRTSDLITRGVVPQSRLDEATAAVQRARARVASIEAQLADRIVRAPFAGIVGLREVSLGGLVRPGDAIARLDDTSLIKLDFTVPERFLSVLEAGMAITAHSSAYPDEVFEGSIAQIDSRVDPVTRSVIVRAQIENEDGRLLPGQLMTVEVRRDVRSRPAVPGAALTRYLDQTFVYVVEETADGVFARQTPIQLGRRAGTMVEVLDGLQAGDRIVSEGVHRIRDGAAIEIAREVRLNASGVMAGSAAVGNGAAQ from the coding sequence ATGCGTCGTGCCAGCTTTTTGATCATCGTTCTTATCGCCTTCGTGGCGATGACCGCCATCGTGGCTGTTCGGGCTTTTCTGCCCGGCGATAACGCCGAATTCGCGCGCGGGGAGCGCGTCATGCCGGTCGCGGTCGCCAGCGTCCCGAATATCGAGTTCGCCGATGTGGTCGAGGCTCTCGGTACGGCGCGGGCCAATGAAACCGTGACGATCACGGCCCGCGTCACGGATACGATCTCGCGGATCAATTTCGAGTCCGGGCAGCGGGTTGCCGCCGGCGCGATCCTGGTCGAGCTGACCGATACCGAAGAGGCTGCCGGTCTGACCGAAGCCCGCTCCACCCTGGGCGAGGCGCAGCGCGAGTTTGACCGGACCAGCGACCTGATCACCCGCGGTGTGGTGCCCCAGTCGCGTCTCGATGAGGCAACGGCCGCCGTCCAGCGCGCCCGGGCCCGCGTAGCCTCGATCGAGGCCCAGCTGGCAGACCGGATTGTCCGCGCGCCCTTCGCCGGAATTGTCGGGCTGCGCGAAGTGAGCCTGGGGGGTCTTGTGCGTCCCGGCGACGCGATAGCCCGTCTCGATGATACCAGCCTGATCAAGCTCGACTTCACCGTCCCGGAACGTTTCCTGTCGGTGCTGGAGGCGGGCATGGCGATAACGGCACATTCGTCTGCCTATCCCGATGAAGTCTTCGAAGGTTCGATCGCACAGATCGACAGCCGGGTTGACCCGGTGACCCGAAGCGTCATCGTCCGCGCCCAGATCGAGAACGAGGATGGACGCCTTCTGCCGGGTCAGTTGATGACGGTCGAAGTGCGCCGGGATGTGCGCAGCCGCCCGGCCGTGCCTGGCGCCGCCCTGACCCGCTATCTTGACCAGACCTTCGTTTATGTCGTCGAGGAAACCGCAGACGGTGTGTTCGCCCGGCAAACCCCGATCCAGCTCGGTCGTCGTGCCGGCACGATGGTGGAAGTGCTCGACGGTCTGCAGGCCGGCGACCGCATCGTCTCTGAAGGCGTGCACCGGATCCGCGATGGCGCGGCGATCGAGATTGCCCGCGAGGTTCGCCTCAACGCCAGTGGTGTGATGGCGGGGTCAGCCGCTGTCGGCAATGGTGCGGCCCAATGA
- a CDS encoding alpha/beta fold hydrolase: MAQIEANGITLEYDEQGPGSGVPILLIMGLGSQMTRWPAPFLDLLSEAGHRVIRFDNRDVGLSSRFDHAGAPNFGALLADLGAGKTPQLAYTLDDMAADAVGLLDALAIERAHLVGVSMGGMIGQLVTADYPDRVLSFTSIMSTTGNRALPRATDAAQKVLMTPAPDPATDLEGFLDRAVQSSQVIGSPGYPVDPDLVRKKAAADAQRAYTPLGFARQYAAILCAGDRREKLATIRRPVEVIHGRDDPLVPVEGGEDTARAIPGAGLEIIDGMGHDIPPGLYDRIAAGIRRAVERAAAEV; this comes from the coding sequence ATGGCGCAGATCGAAGCCAACGGCATCACGCTGGAGTATGACGAGCAAGGTCCCGGTTCGGGCGTGCCGATACTTCTGATAATGGGCCTTGGCTCGCAAATGACCCGCTGGCCGGCGCCCTTTCTTGATCTGCTGTCCGAGGCCGGGCACCGGGTCATCCGGTTCGACAATCGCGATGTCGGCCTGTCGTCGCGCTTCGACCATGCCGGTGCGCCGAACTTCGGCGCGCTTCTCGCCGATCTGGGCGCCGGCAAGACCCCACAGCTGGCCTACACGCTCGACGACATGGCGGCCGATGCCGTCGGCCTGCTCGATGCGCTGGCCATAGAGCGCGCGCACCTTGTCGGCGTCTCGATGGGGGGCATGATCGGCCAGCTGGTGACGGCGGATTATCCGGACCGGGTGCTGTCCTTCACCTCCATCATGTCGACCACGGGCAATCGGGCGCTACCCCGGGCCACCGATGCTGCCCAGAAAGTCCTGATGACGCCTGCACCCGATCCGGCAACAGACCTCGAGGGCTTCCTCGATCGGGCGGTCCAGTCCAGCCAGGTGATCGGGAGTCCCGGTTATCCGGTTGACCCCGACCTTGTCCGCAAGAAAGCGGCGGCGGATGCCCAGCGTGCCTACACGCCGCTCGGGTTTGCCCGTCAGTATGCCGCCATTCTGTGTGCCGGCGACCGGCGCGAGAAGCTGGCGACAATCCGTCGACCGGTCGAAGTCATTCACGGTCGCGATGATCCGCTGGTTCCGGTCGAGGGTGGCGAGGATACCGCGCGTGCCATTCCCGGTGCCGGGTTGGAAATTATTGACGGCATGGGTCACGACATCCCGCCCGGTCTCTACGACCGCATTGCGGCGGGTATCCGCCGCGCCGTTGAGCGGGCCGCCGCAGAGGTCTGA
- a CDS encoding aldo/keto reductase — protein MRARQGRDTADANGFARMLEACLDLGVYWIDHADIYDDGAVEILHGEAAQALAPGARAQLRLITKCGVRFAAPRQPGVRLHHYRSDAAYLTRQAETSLQRLGVEQIDLYLLHRPDYLMQAEETAKAMEALVESGKVARFGVSNFSTFQVDALAARTDLALAANQVELSPFHTAPLDNGQLHQARARDMALLAWSPLGGRRFLDGEDETARRLRHTLEAMAARCGGEPGLDSLALAWLRTIGAIPILGTGRIDRLQRQVREMTALTLDAQDWYEILEAARGARVP, from the coding sequence ATGAGAGCGCGGCAGGGGCGCGACACGGCGGACGCAAACGGGTTTGCCCGCATGCTGGAGGCCTGTCTCGATCTCGGCGTTTACTGGATCGACCATGCCGACATCTATGATGACGGGGCGGTCGAGATCCTGCACGGCGAAGCCGCACAGGCGCTGGCCCCCGGAGCCCGCGCGCAGCTGCGCCTGATCACCAAATGCGGGGTCCGCTTCGCGGCACCGCGTCAGCCCGGTGTTCGCCTGCATCATTACCGCTCAGATGCCGCCTACCTGACCCGGCAGGCCGAGACCTCGCTGCAACGCCTCGGGGTCGAGCAGATCGACCTCTACCTCCTGCACCGGCCGGACTATCTCATGCAGGCGGAGGAGACCGCCAAGGCCATGGAAGCCCTGGTCGAGAGCGGCAAGGTCGCCCGCTTCGGCGTCTCGAACTTCTCGACCTTCCAGGTCGATGCGCTGGCGGCGCGGACCGATCTCGCACTCGCCGCCAACCAGGTCGAGCTCTCGCCCTTCCACACGGCACCGCTCGACAATGGCCAGCTCCACCAGGCACGCGCCCGGGACATGGCCCTTCTGGCCTGGTCACCGCTGGGTGGACGGCGCTTTCTGGACGGTGAGGACGAGACCGCCCGGCGCCTGCGCCACACGCTCGAGGCCATGGCGGCCCGCTGCGGCGGCGAGCCCGGCCTCGATTCCCTGGCGCTGGCCTGGCTGCGCACCATTGGGGCCATCCCGATCCTCGGCACGGGCCGGATTGACCGCCTGCAGCGACAGGTCCGCGAGATGACGGCCCTGACCCTGGATGCCCAGGACTGGTACGAGATCCTCGAGGCCGCCCGCGGCGCGCGGGTGCCCTGA
- a CDS encoding THUMP domain-containing class I SAM-dependent RNA methyltransferase, with protein sequence MTDDPHFDIFLAVAPGLEPMLCAELAEKGFADPRPEPGGVTIVGGWPDVWRANLEIRGASRILARIGSFRVVHLSQLDKSARRFDWASVLRSDVPVRVEANCKRSKIYHAGAAAERIATAIEASLGAPVRDDAAVCVRVRIEDNLCTLSVDTSGELLHRRGFKAEVNKAPMRETLAALFLRAAGFDGEEPVLDPMCGSGTFVIEAAEMAAGLAPGRARAFAFEQLAGFNAGAWSTMKVQAAARAATMKPASRYIGSDRDAGAVRMSSTNAERSGVASITSFAGSTVEAVARPDGPPGLVIVNPPYGARIGNKKGIYPVYGAFGDAMRLRFSGWRVAMVTTDPALARATRLPFGPPGRPVDHGGIKVRLFTTAPLR encoded by the coding sequence ATGACAGACGATCCGCATTTCGACATTTTCCTGGCCGTGGCGCCCGGGCTCGAGCCGATGCTGTGCGCCGAGCTCGCCGAGAAAGGGTTCGCCGACCCGAGACCCGAGCCCGGCGGCGTGACGATTGTCGGGGGCTGGCCGGATGTCTGGCGCGCCAATCTGGAGATCCGCGGGGCCAGCCGCATCCTCGCGCGGATCGGCTCGTTCCGGGTCGTCCACCTGTCGCAGCTCGACAAGAGCGCGCGGCGCTTCGACTGGGCCAGTGTGCTGCGTTCCGACGTCCCAGTGCGTGTGGAAGCCAACTGCAAGCGCTCGAAAATCTACCATGCCGGCGCGGCGGCGGAGCGAATAGCCACGGCAATCGAGGCGAGTCTGGGCGCGCCGGTCAGGGATGATGCGGCGGTCTGTGTACGGGTCCGCATCGAGGACAATCTTTGCACGCTGAGCGTTGATACGTCCGGGGAGTTGTTGCACCGGCGCGGTTTCAAGGCTGAGGTCAACAAGGCGCCAATGCGCGAGACCCTGGCGGCGCTCTTCCTGCGTGCGGCCGGTTTTGACGGCGAGGAGCCCGTGCTCGATCCGATGTGCGGCTCCGGCACCTTCGTGATCGAGGCCGCGGAAATGGCCGCCGGCCTGGCGCCGGGCCGAGCCCGCGCTTTCGCCTTTGAACAACTGGCCGGGTTCAATGCCGGGGCCTGGTCGACAATGAAAGTGCAAGCGGCCGCGCGGGCCGCAACCATGAAGCCGGCATCGCGCTATATCGGCTCGGACCGGGATGCGGGGGCTGTCCGCATGAGTTCGACCAATGCCGAGCGGTCGGGTGTGGCCAGTATCACCTCATTTGCGGGTTCGACGGTCGAGGCCGTGGCGCGACCGGACGGCCCGCCCGGTCTGGTGATCGTCAATCCTCCTTATGGCGCCCGCATCGGCAACAAGAAGGGCATCTATCCGGTTTATGGTGCCTTCGGCGACGCGATGCGCCTGCGATTCTCGGGTTGGCGTGTCGCGATGGTCACGACGGACCCGGCCCTGGCACGGGCCACGCGTCTGCCGTTTGGCCCGCCCGGTCGCCCGGTCGACCATGGCGGGATCAAGGTGCGCCTCTTCACCACAGCGCCGCTGCGCTAG
- the modC gene encoding molybdenum ABC transporter ATP-binding protein produces MSLSVAIQHDFGAFSLDARFEAPPGVTVLFGPSGAGKSSLVHAVAGLLRPQNARIVVDDVTLVDTEARIFVPAHRRRMGCVFQSDRLFPHLDVRQNLLYGHWFAGGRSAMRELDPVVDLLGIGNLLERRIGALSGGEKQRVAIGRALLSKPRMILADEPLAALDVRRKAEILPYLERLRDEVEIPILYVSHSVSEVARLATTVVAVDQGRVTASGPPEAILADPDLVPAGEGGASAVLSAQIVTRHDDGLTELSAGGVPLFLADLESREAGLVRLRVAASDVILSREVPCGLSALNILPGEVVRIEAGGPAGALVRIRTPAGVLLARITHRSIAALDLIEGATCHAIVKSFAIEAGDVGSG; encoded by the coding sequence ATGAGCCTGTCTGTTGCCATCCAGCATGATTTTGGCGCTTTCAGCCTCGATGCGCGCTTTGAAGCCCCGCCCGGCGTCACTGTCCTGTTCGGACCCTCCGGCGCGGGCAAGTCGAGCCTTGTCCATGCCGTGGCGGGTCTGCTGCGTCCGCAGAACGCCCGCATTGTTGTCGACGACGTCACCCTGGTTGACACCGAGGCTCGGATTTTCGTGCCCGCGCACCGCCGCCGCATGGGCTGCGTCTTCCAGTCCGATCGTCTCTTCCCGCATCTCGATGTGCGCCAGAACCTGCTCTACGGGCACTGGTTTGCCGGCGGCCGATCGGCCATGCGCGAGCTTGATCCCGTGGTCGACTTGCTGGGCATTGGCAATCTGCTTGAGCGGCGGATCGGCGCGCTTTCCGGCGGCGAGAAACAGCGTGTCGCCATCGGGCGGGCCCTGTTGTCCAAGCCCCGCATGATCCTGGCCGACGAGCCCCTGGCCGCGCTTGATGTTCGCCGCAAGGCCGAGATTTTGCCCTATCTGGAGCGGCTGCGGGATGAGGTCGAGATTCCGATCCTCTATGTCAGCCATTCGGTCTCCGAAGTCGCCCGCCTGGCAACGACGGTCGTGGCGGTCGATCAGGGCCGGGTGACAGCGTCCGGCCCGCCGGAGGCCATCCTCGCCGATCCGGATCTTGTTCCGGCCGGTGAAGGCGGCGCCAGCGCGGTGCTCAGCGCACAGATCGTGACCCGCCATGATGACGGCCTGACGGAGTTGTCAGCCGGTGGTGTCCCGCTCTTTCTGGCGGACCTCGAAAGCCGGGAGGCGGGGCTGGTTCGCCTGCGTGTTGCGGCCAGCGATGTGATCCTGTCCCGCGAGGTGCCTTGCGGGCTGTCAGCGCTGAACATCCTGCCCGGTGAGGTCGTGCGTATCGAAGCGGGCGGACCCGCGGGCGCTCTGGTCCGCATCCGTACGCCGGCCGGCGTGCTTCTGGCGCGGATTACGCATCGCTCGATTGCGGCGCTCGATCTGATCGAAGGTGCGACCTGCCATGCGATCGTCAAATCCTTCGCGATCGAGGCGGGCGATGTCGGCTCGGGCTGA